In Aedes albopictus strain Foshan chromosome 3, AalbF5, whole genome shotgun sequence, the following are encoded in one genomic region:
- the LOC109410890 gene encoding transcription intermediary factor 1-alpha isoform X3 — MEFKLEPIEFNDLKDLAPQLPPMELNSFKHSNLQSKNLNDPQDVVIKREPIEINDFQNMAIKLEPKELKEFKDMPSLEPIKLNGSQDSASQLKPIELNGLQHLTSQIQQKNFNDSHLMPPPAQPIKLNDSKDLGSKLKPANLEDHENMAIKLEPIEINDFLDMVSKLEPKELDDLASQLERVEPNGGQDVVPQSQPSEHNDHQDSTSQPQTAKLTVRQDLISQPQATELNGSQATTVSQKEPDQRNNNEFQMFRGKSKELGIWHRVDLYYKALVESTKIQKLKIRPRLRSPDAIPVPEQEQLEICKKAWGLIQTNPEELAIMRSCLALYRTLRSRMQGDGLPETASADTQIQTKCVWCQQILATTDRPKLLECLHVACDPCMKQKFSDLPHNAPVLYCPVCKMESRMEFIIDNVFLSESTADDNPGSVESTKDMIKCSSCSDDAIATSWCVECAEFICDSCVQAHQRLKITKEHTIKPKEAACSETPGSSGLSGKSIMCHIHSQEKLSLYCETCDRLTCRDCQLVDHRDHKYKFANEIASETRNALQGLLSEIGYKKVLLSSAMKVIDDRQALITEKKKELSKEIADLVVKLTNAVNLRGKQLVYRLNQVCDTKLQVLNEKKEALQLLSGHTDHCIEFVQCALEKGSDSAVLYSKKTLARHLQKVKCQRADIPNPEIPVRVQLFLSNVPELQNVIARIGTILVDGKVYPPPPGPASAAGVPQVPGAVQNRSKQPSPNITPPLRPGMPGPGMTSLSANSSNGPGGFPNVPPMYNGNGGVPVGGPFPPNHPMGRSFAQENGPGGGFGRFPMGPPHGMPPQQHVSSSTHPQNMDLRNLLSHQKPSGPNRGSPNNAPTSAGNANVGNQFNTANFMGSVPPGSAGPQHRMAAQMGGAPPGYLAAAGHQNFNQGQPGGPNSNGMGMGGNNPRFQNFQRFTMPPAAMRHMMGNQAAMRYPGQQTPPGYNPNSPQPGQMQPQHPSGSAAGGGGGGGGAKWHIPQNMQGQQNNGFGGPSGLHLFGNGPNESFKIPLKSPDTMRNSLMMNGGNVGPGGPGGPNQMAHLHQQQQQHQQQQQQLQQQQQQANHHLQQLQNALPNVSSTNPKTPSPSTNEPGKDFAESIDKTCEDSVNDLMATIAKLDSNGVQVLPEGHRGKTTSPQVHSSTDLNNSGMVAGAGASVLVDDKSLPKELDPNEDWCAVCMDGGELMCCDKCPKVFHQTCHIPVIDSLPDESETWQCLLCYNFADLPPEPMGEKRNIGITPLELKILQRIILELFCQYETSMPFRHLEPEINKAYYDIVCNPISLTMIRDKLEMSKSDHYTDIASFIADIRRLFNNVYLFYQEDSITYKNAHKLEKFFEQQLAKWLPKYLETETFVDDYHLQNPAKRIKIMQED; from the exons ATGGAATTTAAGCTGGAGCCCATAGAGTTCAACGACCTCAAAGATTTGGCACCACAATTGCCGCCAATGGAGCTCAACAGTTTCAAACATtcgaacttgcagtcaaaaaatctCAACGACCCCCAAGACGTGGTAATTAAACGGGAGCCAATAGAGATCAATGATTTTCAAAATATGGCAATAAAATTGGAGCCAAAAGAGCTCAAGGAATTCAAAGATATGCCATCGCTGGAGCCAATAAAGCTCAATGGTAGCCAAGATTCGGCATCACAGCTGAAACCAATAGAGTTAAATGGTCTCCAACATTTGACATCGCAAATACAGCAGAAAAATTTCAACGACAGTCATCTTATGCCACCACCAGCACAACCAATAAAGCTTAACGACAGCAAAGATTTGGGATCGAAACTAAAGCCAGCAAACCTGGAAGACCACGAAAATATGGCAATAAAACTGGAGCCAATAGAGATAAACGATTTTCTAGATATGGTATCGAAACTGGAGCCAAAAGAGCTTGACGATTTGGCATCACAACTGGAGCGAGTGGAGCCCAACGGTGGCCAAGATGTGGTACCACAGTCGCAGCCGTCAGAGCACAACGACCACCAAGATTCGACATCGCAGCCGCAGACAGCAAAGCTCACCGTCCGCCAAGATTTGATATCGCAGCCGCAGGCAACAGAGCTCAACGGTAGCCAAGCTACGACGGTATCGCAAAAAGAACCTGACCAAAGAAACAACAACGAGTTTCAGATGTTTCGAGGGAAATCGAAGGAattaggaatttggcaccgtgtTGATTTATATTACAAAGCACTGGTGGAAAGCACGAAG attcaaaaattaaaaatcagGCCACGACTGCGATCACCTGATGCCATTCCTGTACCGGAACAAGAACAACTGGAAATATGTAAAAAAGCCTGGGGGCTTATCCAAACTAATCCGGAGGAGTTAGCCATCATGCGCAGTTGTCTGGCCCTTTATAGAACACTGAGGAGCCGCATGCAG GGTGACGGCCTACCGGAAACCGCCTCCGCGGATACACAGATCCAGACTAAGTGCGTCTGGTGTCAGCAGATCCTGGCCACCACCGATCGCCCAAAACTGCTCGAATGCCTGCACGTGGCGTGCGATCCCTGCATGAAGCAAAAATTCTCCGACCTGCCGCACAACGCCCCGGTCCTATACTGCCCGGTGTGCAAAATGGAATCCCGGATGGAGTTCATCATCGACAATGTGTTCCTCAGCGAAAGCACGGCCGACGACAACCCCGGCAGCGTCGAGTCCACCAAGGACATGATCAAGTGCAGTAGTTGCTCGGACGATGCCATCGCCACGTCATGGTGCGTCGAGTGTGCGGAATTTATCTGTGATAGCTGCGTGCAGGCCCATCAGCGACTGAAAATCACCAAGGAACACACGATCAAACCGAAGGAGGCGGCCTGCAGCGAAACGCCCGGAAGCAGCGGTCTCTCCGGGAAGAGCATCATGTGTCACATACACTCGCAG GAAAAACTATCGCTCTACTGCGAGACGTGCGACCGGCTCACGTGTCGCGATTGCCAACTGGTGGACCACCGGGATCACAAGTACAAGTTCGCCAACGAGATTGCCAGCGAAACGCGGAACGCCCTCCAAGGGTTGCTCAGCGAGATCGGCTACAAGAAGGTGCTGCTGTCCAGTGCCATGAAGGTGATAGACGACCGGCAGGCGCTGATAACCGAGAAGAAGAAGGAACTGTCCAAAGAGATTGCCGATCTGGTGGTGAAGCTGACCAACGCCGTGAATCTGCGGGGCAAGCAGCTGGTCTACCGGTTGAATCAG GTGTGCGACACAAAGCTACAGGTTCTGAACGAGAAGAAGGAAGCTCTCCAGCTATTATCCGGCCACACGGACCACTGCATCGAGTTTGTACAGTGTGCCCTGGAAAAGGGCAGCGACAGCGCCGTGCTGTACAGTAAAAAGACCCTGGCGAGGCACTTGCAAAAGGTGAAATGTCAGCGAGCCGATATCCCAAATCCGGAGATACCGGTTCGGGTGCAGTTGTTCCTATCGAATGTTCCTGAGCTTCAGAATG TCATCGCTCGGATTGGTACAATCCTGGTCGACGGAAAGGTTTACCCACCACCGCCGGGACCGGCCAGTGCAGCCGGTGTTCCACAAGTTCCTGGAGCAGTTCAAAACAGGTCCAAACAGCCCAGTCCTAACATCACACCTCCTCTGCGACCGGGAATGCCCGGTCCAGGAATGACGTCGCTATCTGCCAACAGTTCAAACGGCCCTGGAGGCTTCCCCAATGTGCCACCCATGTACAATGGCAATGGAGGAGTTCCGGTGGGAGGCCCTTTCCCACCCAACCATCCGATGGGACGTTCGTTCGCACAGGAAAACGGTCCCGGAGGTGGTTTCGGACGGTTTCCAATGGGTCCTCCGCATGGGATGCCACCCCAGCAGCACGTCAGTTCCTCCACGCATCCTCAGAATATGG ATTTACGTAACCTCTTGAGTCATCAAAAACCGAGTGGACCCAACCGTGGTTCGCCCAACAATGCTCCGACTTCGGCTGGCAATGCTAATGTTGGTAATCAATTTAACACAGCTAACTTCATGGGTAGCGTTCCGCCCGGTTCAGCAGGTCCCCAGCACCGGATGGCCGCCCAGATGGGCGGTGCCCCTCCCGGTTATCTAGCGGCCGCAGGCCACCAAAACTTCAATCAAGGACAACCCGGTGGCCCCAACAGCAACGGCATGGGCATGGGTGGCAACAATCCACGGTTCCAGAACTTCCAAAGATTTACCATGCCTCCAGCCGCCATGCGGCACATGATGGGAAAT CAAGCGGCAATGCGGTATCCCGGCCAGCAGACTCCACCCGGGTACAACCCAAACTCTCCGCAACCCGGCCAAATGCAACCGCAGCATCCGAGTGGGAGCGCCGCCGGAGGCGGTGGCGGAGGGGGAGGCGCCAAGTGGCACATCCCCCAGAACATGCAGGGACAGCAGAATAACG GATTCGGTGGCCCTTCTGGACTGCACCTTTTTGGGAACGGACCCAATGAGTCGTTCAAAATACCCTTGAAATCCCCCGACACAATGCGGAATTCTCTCATGATGAACGGCGGCAATGTAGGCCCGGGAGGCCCCGGAGGTCCCAATCAGATGGCGCACCTCcatcagcaacaacaacaacatcaacagcaacagcaacaactccagcaacagcagcaacaagcaAACCATCACCTCCAGCAGCTGCAGAATGCGCTTCCAAATGTTAGTTCCACCAATCCTAAGACCCCCTCGCCCAGTACGAATGAG CCCGGAAAAGACTTTGCCGAATCGATCGACAAAACGTGCGAGGATTCGGTCAACGACCTGATGGCGACCATCGCCAAGCTGGACTCGAACGGTGTCCAGGTCCTGCCGGAGGGTCACCGGGGTAAAACCACCTCGCCGCAGGTGCACAGTTCGACGGATCTCAACAACAGCGGCATGGTGGCCGGTGCCGGCGCCAGCGTCCTGGTGGACGACAAAAGCCTCCCCAAGGAGCTGGACCCAAACGAAGACTGGTGTGCGGTGTGTATGGACGGCGGTGAGCTGATGTGCTGTGATAAGTGTCCCAAAGTGTTCCACCAGACGTGTCACATACCGGTGATCGACAGTCTGCCGGACGAGAGCGAAACCTGGCAGTGTTTGctgtgctacaactttgccgatctGCCACCAG AACCGATGGGTGAAAAGCGAAACATAGGAATCACCCCACTAGAACTGAAAATCCTTCAAAGGATTATACTGGAGCTTTTCTGTCAGTATGAAACGAGCATGCCGTTCCGACATCTGGAGCCGGAAATCAACAAAGCGTACTATGACATTGTGTGCAA CCCTATTTCACTAACGATGATTCGGGACAAACTGGAGATGAGCAAATCTGACCACTACACCGATATTGCATCATTCATTGCCGACATCAGGCGATTATTCAACAACGTGTATCTGTTCTATCAG
- the LOC109410890 gene encoding transcription intermediary factor 1-alpha isoform X5: MEFKLEPIEFNDLKDLAPQLPPMELNSFKHSNLQSKNLNDPQDVVIKREPIEINDFQNMAIKLEPKELKEFKDMPSLEPIKLNGSQDSASQLKPIELNGLQHLTSQIQQKNFNDSHLMPPPAQPIKLNDSKDLGSKLKPANLEDHENMAIKLEPIEINDFLDMVSKLEPKELDDLASQLERVEPNGGQDVVPQSQPSEHNDHQDSTSQPQTAKLTVRQDLISQPQATELNGSQATTVSQKEPDQRNNNEFQMFRGKSKELGIWHRVDLYYKALVESTKIQKLKIRPRLRSPDAIPVPEQEQLEICKKAWGLIQTNPEELAIMRSCLALYRTLRSRMQGDGLPETASADTQIQTKCVWCQQILATTDRPKLLECLHVACDPCMKQKFSDLPHNAPVLYCPVCKMESRMEFIIDNVFLSESTADDNPGSVESTKDMIKCSSCSDDAIATSWCVECAEFICDSCVQAHQRLKITKEHTIKPKEAACSETPGSSGLSGKSIMCHIHSQEKLSLYCETCDRLTCRDCQLVDHRDHKYKFANEIASETRNALQGLLSEIGYKKVLLSSAMKVIDDRQALITEKKKELSKEIADLVVKLTNAVNLRGKQLVYRLNQVCDTKLQVLNEKKEALQLLSGHTDHCIEFVQCALEKGSDSAVLYSKKTLARHLQKVKCQRADIPNPEIPVRVQLFLSNVPELQNVIARIGTILVDGKVYPPPPGPASAAGVPQVPGAVQNRSKQPSPNITPPLRPGMPGPGMTSLSANSSNGPGGFPNVPPMYNGNGGVPVGGPFPPNHPMGRSFAQENGPGGGFGRFPMGPPHGMPPQQHVSSSTHPQNMANFMGSVPPGSAGPQHRMAAQMGGAPPGYLAAAGHQNFNQGQPGGPNSNGMGMGGNNPRFQNFQRFTMPPAAMRHMMGNQQAAMRYPGQQTPPGYNPNSPQPGQMQPQHPSGSAAGGGGGGGGAKWHIPQNMQGQQNNGFGGPSGLHLFGNGPNESFKIPLKSPDTMRNSLMMNGGNVGPGGPGGPNQMAHLHQQQQQHQQQQQQLQQQQQQANHHLQQLQNALPNVSSTNPKTPSPSTNEPGKDFAESIDKTCEDSVNDLMATIAKLDSNGVQVLPEGHRGKTTSPQVHSSTDLNNSGMVAGAGASVLVDDKSLPKELDPNEDWCAVCMDGGELMCCDKCPKVFHQTCHIPVIDSLPDESETWQCLLCYNFADLPPEPMGEKRNIGITPLELKILQRIILELFCQYETSMPFRHLEPEINKAYYDIVCNPISLTMIRDKLEMSKSDHYTDIASFIADIRRLFNNVYLFYQEDSITYKNAHKLEKFFEQQLAKWLPKYLETETFVDDYHLQNPAKRIKIMQED; the protein is encoded by the exons ATGGAATTTAAGCTGGAGCCCATAGAGTTCAACGACCTCAAAGATTTGGCACCACAATTGCCGCCAATGGAGCTCAACAGTTTCAAACATtcgaacttgcagtcaaaaaatctCAACGACCCCCAAGACGTGGTAATTAAACGGGAGCCAATAGAGATCAATGATTTTCAAAATATGGCAATAAAATTGGAGCCAAAAGAGCTCAAGGAATTCAAAGATATGCCATCGCTGGAGCCAATAAAGCTCAATGGTAGCCAAGATTCGGCATCACAGCTGAAACCAATAGAGTTAAATGGTCTCCAACATTTGACATCGCAAATACAGCAGAAAAATTTCAACGACAGTCATCTTATGCCACCACCAGCACAACCAATAAAGCTTAACGACAGCAAAGATTTGGGATCGAAACTAAAGCCAGCAAACCTGGAAGACCACGAAAATATGGCAATAAAACTGGAGCCAATAGAGATAAACGATTTTCTAGATATGGTATCGAAACTGGAGCCAAAAGAGCTTGACGATTTGGCATCACAACTGGAGCGAGTGGAGCCCAACGGTGGCCAAGATGTGGTACCACAGTCGCAGCCGTCAGAGCACAACGACCACCAAGATTCGACATCGCAGCCGCAGACAGCAAAGCTCACCGTCCGCCAAGATTTGATATCGCAGCCGCAGGCAACAGAGCTCAACGGTAGCCAAGCTACGACGGTATCGCAAAAAGAACCTGACCAAAGAAACAACAACGAGTTTCAGATGTTTCGAGGGAAATCGAAGGAattaggaatttggcaccgtgtTGATTTATATTACAAAGCACTGGTGGAAAGCACGAAG attcaaaaattaaaaatcagGCCACGACTGCGATCACCTGATGCCATTCCTGTACCGGAACAAGAACAACTGGAAATATGTAAAAAAGCCTGGGGGCTTATCCAAACTAATCCGGAGGAGTTAGCCATCATGCGCAGTTGTCTGGCCCTTTATAGAACACTGAGGAGCCGCATGCAG GGTGACGGCCTACCGGAAACCGCCTCCGCGGATACACAGATCCAGACTAAGTGCGTCTGGTGTCAGCAGATCCTGGCCACCACCGATCGCCCAAAACTGCTCGAATGCCTGCACGTGGCGTGCGATCCCTGCATGAAGCAAAAATTCTCCGACCTGCCGCACAACGCCCCGGTCCTATACTGCCCGGTGTGCAAAATGGAATCCCGGATGGAGTTCATCATCGACAATGTGTTCCTCAGCGAAAGCACGGCCGACGACAACCCCGGCAGCGTCGAGTCCACCAAGGACATGATCAAGTGCAGTAGTTGCTCGGACGATGCCATCGCCACGTCATGGTGCGTCGAGTGTGCGGAATTTATCTGTGATAGCTGCGTGCAGGCCCATCAGCGACTGAAAATCACCAAGGAACACACGATCAAACCGAAGGAGGCGGCCTGCAGCGAAACGCCCGGAAGCAGCGGTCTCTCCGGGAAGAGCATCATGTGTCACATACACTCGCAG GAAAAACTATCGCTCTACTGCGAGACGTGCGACCGGCTCACGTGTCGCGATTGCCAACTGGTGGACCACCGGGATCACAAGTACAAGTTCGCCAACGAGATTGCCAGCGAAACGCGGAACGCCCTCCAAGGGTTGCTCAGCGAGATCGGCTACAAGAAGGTGCTGCTGTCCAGTGCCATGAAGGTGATAGACGACCGGCAGGCGCTGATAACCGAGAAGAAGAAGGAACTGTCCAAAGAGATTGCCGATCTGGTGGTGAAGCTGACCAACGCCGTGAATCTGCGGGGCAAGCAGCTGGTCTACCGGTTGAATCAG GTGTGCGACACAAAGCTACAGGTTCTGAACGAGAAGAAGGAAGCTCTCCAGCTATTATCCGGCCACACGGACCACTGCATCGAGTTTGTACAGTGTGCCCTGGAAAAGGGCAGCGACAGCGCCGTGCTGTACAGTAAAAAGACCCTGGCGAGGCACTTGCAAAAGGTGAAATGTCAGCGAGCCGATATCCCAAATCCGGAGATACCGGTTCGGGTGCAGTTGTTCCTATCGAATGTTCCTGAGCTTCAGAATG TCATCGCTCGGATTGGTACAATCCTGGTCGACGGAAAGGTTTACCCACCACCGCCGGGACCGGCCAGTGCAGCCGGTGTTCCACAAGTTCCTGGAGCAGTTCAAAACAGGTCCAAACAGCCCAGTCCTAACATCACACCTCCTCTGCGACCGGGAATGCCCGGTCCAGGAATGACGTCGCTATCTGCCAACAGTTCAAACGGCCCTGGAGGCTTCCCCAATGTGCCACCCATGTACAATGGCAATGGAGGAGTTCCGGTGGGAGGCCCTTTCCCACCCAACCATCCGATGGGACGTTCGTTCGCACAGGAAAACGGTCCCGGAGGTGGTTTCGGACGGTTTCCAATGGGTCCTCCGCATGGGATGCCACCCCAGCAGCACGTCAGTTCCTCCACGCATCCTCAGAATATGG CTAACTTCATGGGTAGCGTTCCGCCCGGTTCAGCAGGTCCCCAGCACCGGATGGCCGCCCAGATGGGCGGTGCCCCTCCCGGTTATCTAGCGGCCGCAGGCCACCAAAACTTCAATCAAGGACAACCCGGTGGCCCCAACAGCAACGGCATGGGCATGGGTGGCAACAATCCACGGTTCCAGAACTTCCAAAGATTTACCATGCCTCCAGCCGCCATGCGGCACATGATGGGAAAT CAGCAAGCGGCAATGCGGTATCCCGGCCAGCAGACTCCACCCGGGTACAACCCAAACTCTCCGCAACCCGGCCAAATGCAACCGCAGCATCCGAGTGGGAGCGCCGCCGGAGGCGGTGGCGGAGGGGGAGGCGCCAAGTGGCACATCCCCCAGAACATGCAGGGACAGCAGAATAACG GATTCGGTGGCCCTTCTGGACTGCACCTTTTTGGGAACGGACCCAATGAGTCGTTCAAAATACCCTTGAAATCCCCCGACACAATGCGGAATTCTCTCATGATGAACGGCGGCAATGTAGGCCCGGGAGGCCCCGGAGGTCCCAATCAGATGGCGCACCTCcatcagcaacaacaacaacatcaacagcaacagcaacaactccagcaacagcagcaacaagcaAACCATCACCTCCAGCAGCTGCAGAATGCGCTTCCAAATGTTAGTTCCACCAATCCTAAGACCCCCTCGCCCAGTACGAATGAG CCCGGAAAAGACTTTGCCGAATCGATCGACAAAACGTGCGAGGATTCGGTCAACGACCTGATGGCGACCATCGCCAAGCTGGACTCGAACGGTGTCCAGGTCCTGCCGGAGGGTCACCGGGGTAAAACCACCTCGCCGCAGGTGCACAGTTCGACGGATCTCAACAACAGCGGCATGGTGGCCGGTGCCGGCGCCAGCGTCCTGGTGGACGACAAAAGCCTCCCCAAGGAGCTGGACCCAAACGAAGACTGGTGTGCGGTGTGTATGGACGGCGGTGAGCTGATGTGCTGTGATAAGTGTCCCAAAGTGTTCCACCAGACGTGTCACATACCGGTGATCGACAGTCTGCCGGACGAGAGCGAAACCTGGCAGTGTTTGctgtgctacaactttgccgatctGCCACCAG AACCGATGGGTGAAAAGCGAAACATAGGAATCACCCCACTAGAACTGAAAATCCTTCAAAGGATTATACTGGAGCTTTTCTGTCAGTATGAAACGAGCATGCCGTTCCGACATCTGGAGCCGGAAATCAACAAAGCGTACTATGACATTGTGTGCAA CCCTATTTCACTAACGATGATTCGGGACAAACTGGAGATGAGCAAATCTGACCACTACACCGATATTGCATCATTCATTGCCGACATCAGGCGATTATTCAACAACGTGTATCTGTTCTATCAG